The nucleotide sequence CATCTGATTCGAGATCAGAAAATATTGAATCAGTATCCGATCGCTTCCCTGAAACGTGAAAAAGATGATGTCAAGGAAGTACGCGAAGGCATGGAGTGCGGTATTCTGCTCTCTGGATTCAATGATATTAAAGAAGGAGACCTGCTGGAGGCATTCCGGATTAATGAGGTGAAACGAACTCTCGATTCCAGTTCATAAGCTGGATCGATTCAAACAGGAATGCTGGTGGAAACTGAATGACATCACGTCGATTAGAAAAAATCGCACAGGCGATATTAGAAACAGTAAGTACAACGATTCTGCTGCATTTGCGCGATCCCCGGATCCGGAATGTGACAGTCCTGCATGTTGATGTTGCACCTGATGTGCAGTCAGCCAAGATTTATATTTCGATCATGGGGGATGAAAAGGAAAAGGCGCTTTGTATGCACGGGCTGCAATCTGCGAAAGGGTTTCTCCAATCCAAAATCGCAGATCGGATTCAAACCAAATATACTCCCGTGATCAAATTTGTGCTGGACACTGCCGTGAAAGATTCACTGGATACGATTCGTATTCTGGATGAGTTACAGGTCGAGAGAGAAGCGGAAGAGTTAGCAGAAAATTCTTCTTCGGAAGAAGTACGGGGCACTGACGAAGAGAATCCTCAGGAATAGCAGGCAGTGCTTCCATCCATGAAAAGAACTGTATTCTTACTTTCCAATTGATACATCTCAAATATTGTACAGACAGATATGGTTACTAAAAAAATTTCCACATCAGATAAACAGGCTGTTTGCAAGAAGCTGATTGCGTCGCTTAAGAAACGCTATTCAGCCACTTTACCGAAGTACGATCGCCCCGTGCTCGAGACCATTCTGCATGCGATCTGCCTGGAGAATACGACAAACGAAAAAGCAGACGTCGTTTTCGACGCTTTGCTGGATGGTTTTCATGATCTGAATGAGATTCGTGTCAGTACGATATCGGAGCTGGAACTGGTGTTTGCAGACGTGGGTGATGCTGAATGGCGTGCGTACCGCATCCGGACTGTATTGCAGTATGTGTTTGATAAAGAGTTCTGTTTCGATCTGGAGATGATGCGCAAGAAGACTCTGGAGCAGGCTCAGAAGCAGCTGGCCCGCATGAAAACCTTAACACCTTTTGTGCTGAATCATACGCTGCAGGTTGTGCTGGGGAGCCACCTTGTACCGGCCGATGAAAAAATTCTGAATGCCAGTAAATGGCTGGGACTGCTGCCCGAAGAAGAGTCCATTGAAACAGCAAGTGACACTTTGAAGTCCACCGTGCGGAAAACAGATGCGCCCTTGTTCAGCCATCTGCTGCGTTGCCTGGCAACGGATGAAGAACTGGCTGCCGACTTCAACCTGGTAAAAAATCCGCTGCCCGAAGAGGGCGTCAATCTGATGGATGCTCCCAGTCGAATGGAAGCCATGTTTGCTAATCCGCTTTCGAAGCAGAAGAAAAAAGTAGTAAAAAAGAAGAAGGCGAAAGCTTCTTCGAAAACAAAAACAGCGGCGACCAAAGTCAAAAAGAAAGTCCCCGCGAAAACAAAGGCAGCCAAAAAAACGGTCAAAAAAACGACCGGCAAAGCACCTGCTGCCAAACGCACTACGACTACAAAAAAAGTGCCGAAAAAGAAATCCTCTTCTACCAAAAAATAAGCTGGCAACGCTGTCCTCAGTCGATTCATGCTGACTGATCTGACTGAGAGAGAAGTCTTCTCCCCTGTAATTTTGCCAGATCTTCTGTATCCCAAGGCGAAAATAACGGATTCCTGCAAAACCAGCCTTGGAGAAGATAGTGAAGACGCGTTACAATGAACGTGCCCGGCAGGTTGTTGCGCACTTGCAGCTGCCGGTTTCCGATTGAGTATAGAGATTCTCTATTTCTGATAATGGAGTTGAACGATGAGTCAATTTTCCCGGACGCCAATCTTAAGGGCCTGTCTGATACTGTTGTTGGCAGCATATGTGATGACAACCGGACAGGGTGTTCTGTCTGCGAAAATGCCGGGGAAGAAGGGGGGCGAGAAAGATGCTCAAAAGCAGAAAGCTCCCAGGGTATTCTCTCTGGAAGAAGGGATTGCCGACGATGTGGTGTTGCCTTTTGTACCTGCAACACCCCGCACGCCTGTGGATCAGAAAGAAATCGATTCTGCAGCCTGGTATATGACCGGGCGAATGCGTGAGGCACGTAATGATTTCATCGGCGCCTACGATGCCTATAAAAAGGCGATGGAATATAACCCAAATTCAATCGAGATTTACCGTGTGCTGATCAGACTGGCTTCCGGTCTGGATAAAACCGAGGAAGCCATTGAATATGCTCAGAAGGCGGTTGAGCTGGATCCCGAAGACTATGAGCTGATGCGGAAACTGGGTCTGCATATGGCAGGACAGGGACGTTTTGAAGAGGCGGTCACTTTTCTGAAAAAGGCTTCGGATTCTCCTTCGATTGATAAGAAGTCGGGTGTCTATGTGATTATCCAGCACGATCAGGCAAATCTGTACGAGCGGCTGGGGAAAAAAGAGGAAGCCGCCCAGTGCTGGGAAGTCGTATTTCGCGCCCTTACGAAACCGGAAGAATTTACATTCGAGTACAATACACGTTCACAACTGGAAGCCAAGCAGGGCAAACTGTATGAGCGAATTGGCCAGTCCTTTCTGGAAACAGACCGCCTCAAACTGGCTGTAGACGCTTTTAATAAAGCGGCTGATTCTCAGAAGGGGCGTCCCGGAATTCTGAAATATCACCTGGCACAGGTTTATTTTCAGTCCAAACAGTATCAACAGGCTCTGGATTCCCTGCAGTCTTATTTCGATGAACAACTGCAGTCCAAGGGACGCAGAGCTTATGAATTTTTAACGGAAATCTTAACAGCATTGAATCGCCAGGCCGACGTGATTCCCCAGCTGGAAAAACTCGCAGAAAAAGATCGCTTCAACCGGACTCTGCATTATTATCTGGCCGAACAGTACGGTGAAAATGATCGTTTTGATGATGCAGAGAAAACCTATCTTGAATCCATTGGAGAGTCTTCAGATACAGAAGGCCTGGCAGGCCTGTTATCGCTGTATCAGAAAAATCAAAAGTATGCCAAGTTAATCGAGACACTTTCTAAGATTGTACAGACCGGAGATGGCGTTCAGCGAATCCAGTCTAATCTGGAAAGGATGTCGAAAGATCCGGAGCTGGTGAAAGGTCTGATTGCGGAAGCGGAGAAGTTGAAGAAACAGGATCCACCCGGAGTAGACGTGTTTTCTGCCTTCATGATTGCGAAACTCGCTTCCGAAGCCGATCGGAAGGCTGCTGCCTCCGAGTTTTATCAGTTTGCCATGGATGCCGCTGCTAAACACGAAAAACCACAGATTCGCGGTAACTGGACGCTGTTGATTCTTCAAGAGTACAGTCAGCTGCTACGTGAAGAAGACAAGTATGGGGAACTGGCTGTCCTGCTACAGAAAGCGGTTGAGAACCCATTGCTGGCACCGCAGCGAATCAACCTGTTGTATTTCCTGGCGGATGCACGTGAGCGAAATGGAGAGACAGAAGCAGCGATCAAAGTGAATGAAGAAGCGCGGCAGGCAGCACCCAAATTCCCTCTGCTGGATTACCAGCACGCCTGGATTTACTATCACAGCCACGACTGGGAAAAAGCCATTGTGCAGATGCAGAAATTCATCAAAAAATATCCCGAACAGAAAGAGCGGGTCTACCAGGTGAAGATGATGCTCTCAAATACCTATGTACAACAGGGGGAGATTGGCAAAGGGGAAGCCGTCCTGGAGGAGATGCTGGCGGACGATCCTGAGAATCCTTCGATCAATAATGACCTGGGTTATCTGTATGCAGACCAGGGGAAAAACCTTGAAAAAGCGGAAAAGATGATTCGGATCGCTTTGAAATCCGAACCGGACAATATGGCTTACCTTGACAGTATGGGGTGGGTTTTATTCAAGCTGGAACGTTACCAGGAAGCGGCTGAATATCTTGAGAAAGCCAGCAAGTTGCCGGGCGGTGGGGACAGTACGATCCTGGATCATCTGGCAGACTGCTATCACAAGCTTAATAAAACCAAAGAAGCGAATGAGCTCTGGAAGAAAGCGCTGGAAGAAGCACAACAGTCCTCTCCTGCAGACCCGAAATTGATTGATCAGCTTCAGAAAAAACTGAACCAGTAATCGATTTCTTTCCCTGTCCGTTTATTGTAATATAAGGCCCGGTATTTATTCTTTTCTGCGTCCTTCGTTCGCAGTGAATTCACGCATACTTAGAGCTGAGTAAAGTTACAAATGGCAGGTCATTCTCATTGGGCAAATATCGCCGCCAAGAAAGGCGTGGTCGATAAGAAGCGGGGTAAACTCTTTGGCAAGTTGAGTCGTGCGATCATCGTAGCGGCACAGCATGGCGGGGGAGACCCTGTCATGAATCTGGCGTTGCGGTATGCGATCGACAAAGCCCGCAAAGCCAGTATGCCGAAAGAAAATATTGACCGCGCTGTTAAAAAAGGCTGTGGTGAATTATCCGGCGAAAATTTTGAAGAACTGGTCTACGAGGGGTATGGTTCCGCTGGTGTGGCAGTCTTGTGTGATATCCTGACGGAAAATCGAAATCGAACCGCTGGTGAAGTCCGCAAGATCTTTGAAGTGCATGGCGGGAACCTGGGCAGCACGGGGTGTGTCGCCTGGATGTTCGAGCGAAAAGGCCTGTTCCTGATTCCCTCTGATGCGATTGAGGAAGATGAACTGTTCGAAGTCGCGCTGGAAGTCGGCGCTGATGATGTCTCTGCGAACGGAGATGTTTTCGAAGTCACGTGCAGCATAGATGCATTTCAGCAGGTTTCGGAAGAATTTGAAAAACGCAATATACCTACCAATCTGGCCGAGTTATCGCGAATTCCGGATACAACCGTTGATCTGGGAGTAGAAGATGGTAAAAAAGTATTGAAACTCATGGAGGCACTGGAAGATCATGATGATGTGCAAAGCGTAACCGCGAATTTCAATATTCCGGAAGACATCATGGCAGAGGTTTTAGCCGACTAAACACCAGGTAAACAGGACAGGGGATCCCACATTGACGATTGAATTCAGTTGTTCGCATTGTAATAAAGTCCTGAAAACCTCTGATGACAAAGCCGGACGCCGTGCCAAGTGCCCACAGTGTGGCGAACCGATCCTTGTCCCTGCACCCGAACCCTCTCCCTCTGCTCAAACAGATGACGGTTTTGATGAATTTGATCGACTTGATTCCGAGACACCGGTTCCGGAAGATCAGAGCTTTCTGGCTGAAGGTCCTGTGCGGGAAGAAGATAGCTTTCTGGCGGGGAACCAGACCGATTGTCCCATGTGTGGAGAATCGAGCCCTGCTGGTTCAAAACGGTGCCAACACTGTGGAGAAATGCTGCAGAAAGGGGAATGGGTGCCCCGCAAAATTAAGGTGGGCGATGTTTTCTCCCGCACCTGGGAAGTCTATAAAGCTAACCTGGGATCTATCATTGGAATCCATATTCTGGCCTATGTTCTCTATGTCGTAGCGGCAGTCGTGGTCATGCTGATTTTGATGGCAATTGGATTTGCGGGAGCACTGGTATTGGGACTGGGGCAAGGCGATCAGAGTCTGATTGTTGTCTTTGGAGTAATCTTCTACTTTGTGGCAATATTAATTATTTACAGTATCGTATTTTATCTGATGCTGGGGGTGATGAAATATTTATTGAAGATGGTTCGAGGTGAGCACCCTGAAATGGGGGAAATCTTCAGTGGAGGTCCTTTTTTAGGCAGAATGATACTGTGCAGTATTGTTTTTGGTCTTGCCTATATGGCTGGACTTGTGGCTTTTATCATTCCGGGTTTGATTATCGTGTTTATGTTCTGGCCGTATGCCTTTCTGCTGATTGACCGGGATTTACCGGGGATTGACGCTTTCACGGAATCAAGAAAAGTCACCGCCGGGAATAAGTTCAGCATGTTCCTGATCTATCTGATCATGGCCGGAGTTTCGATCGTGCCCTATTTGTTGCTCCTGGCAATGATGTCCTCCGTAGAACAGGCGGGGGGGCCAGCACAGACTATGGTCTTTCTCATGTTTTTCGGTTTCATGGCTTTCATATATCTGATGGTGATCCCGTTTTACTCGGTACTTGGTACCGTGAGTTATGCAGAGATGACTTATCAATAATCGCCCAGACGTCAGGTCAGAAAGCATCTGGTGTAAAATCTTCAGGTCCTGGACCTTCAGGCATGAGATCTGAAGTTGCATTGCATTTGCCCTCCTGTTCTTTTTGTTCAATGGGCGGCGGATTAAGGGCTTCAGATTAAATCCGGATTCGGAGCGGTGAGCAGCTCCGGGGGTTTTACGGCAGGGCGGCTGATTTGCTATGATACCAGCCGTTAAACGAGGCAGAGTCGCTTCGCGCAGTGTACATTGACCACTACTGAGGTTGATGGTGTCGTCTTCCGTGCACTTGAGTTCAAGTATCATGCTTGGCATGAAGCGATCGCACAATGGAATGCATATCAGGGTGTGGATGGAAGTATGGTACGAGAGCCTGTCATTAAGGGAGATGATGAACCGGAAGATCTTTCTTCGGGTGGTGAAGACGGCTGGGATTCCAGTTTTCTGGCCGACGATGGTGAGTACGATGACGCTTTACGGCCTCAGCGTCTGAGCGAAGTGGTGGGGCAGCGTGCCGTTGTGGAACGTCTGGAAGTCTTTCTGGATGCCACGCGGAAGCGCAATGAACCACTGGGCCATCTTTTGCTCGATGGACCTCCCGGATTGGGAAAAACGACTCTGGCATCGGTACTGCCTCGGGAACTGGGGACCGAACTGCAGATCACCTCTGGCCCTTCTTTAAGTGCACCAAAAGACCTGCTCCCTTTTCTGACGAATGCCAGCCACGGATCGTTTCTGTTCATTGATGAGATTCACCGGATGCCGGCGACTGTCGAAGAGTTTATCTATCCTGCAATGGAAGATTTCCGGGTGGATATTACTCTGGGTGAAGGTCTGAATGCCCGGACCGTTAACATGAAACTGCAGAAGTTCACTGTGATTGGTGCGACGACGCGGAGCGGGATGCTGACGGCTCCTTTGCGGGATCGTTTTGTCCGCCGCGAGCATCTGGACTTTTATGAAGATCAGGAACTGATAGAAATCGTCCGCAGGAATGCCCGCAAACTGAAAACACCAATCACGGATGACGCCGCTTTTGAGATTGCCCGTCGTAGCCGGGGGACACCACGGAAAGCGAATAATCTGTTGCGCTGGGCGCGTGACTTTGCCACAAGTAAGGCGGATGGTAAGATTACCAACGAAGTGGTGAAGCGCGCCTTTGAAATGCTGGAGATTGATCAGTTGGGACTGGAACGCCAGGATCGTCGTTATCTGGAAG is from Gimesia maris and encodes:
- the rbfA gene encoding 30S ribosome-binding factor RbfA, yielding MTSRRLEKIAQAILETVSTTILLHLRDPRIRNVTVLHVDVAPDVQSAKIYISIMGDEKEKALCMHGLQSAKGFLQSKIADRIQTKYTPVIKFVLDTAVKDSLDTIRILDELQVEREAEELAENSSSEEVRGTDEENPQE
- a CDS encoding tetratricopeptide repeat protein, with protein sequence MSQFSRTPILRACLILLLAAYVMTTGQGVLSAKMPGKKGGEKDAQKQKAPRVFSLEEGIADDVVLPFVPATPRTPVDQKEIDSAAWYMTGRMREARNDFIGAYDAYKKAMEYNPNSIEIYRVLIRLASGLDKTEEAIEYAQKAVELDPEDYELMRKLGLHMAGQGRFEEAVTFLKKASDSPSIDKKSGVYVIIQHDQANLYERLGKKEEAAQCWEVVFRALTKPEEFTFEYNTRSQLEAKQGKLYERIGQSFLETDRLKLAVDAFNKAADSQKGRPGILKYHLAQVYFQSKQYQQALDSLQSYFDEQLQSKGRRAYEFLTEILTALNRQADVIPQLEKLAEKDRFNRTLHYYLAEQYGENDRFDDAEKTYLESIGESSDTEGLAGLLSLYQKNQKYAKLIETLSKIVQTGDGVQRIQSNLERMSKDPELVKGLIAEAEKLKKQDPPGVDVFSAFMIAKLASEADRKAAASEFYQFAMDAAAKHEKPQIRGNWTLLILQEYSQLLREEDKYGELAVLLQKAVENPLLAPQRINLLYFLADARERNGETEAAIKVNEEARQAAPKFPLLDYQHAWIYYHSHDWEKAIVQMQKFIKKYPEQKERVYQVKMMLSNTYVQQGEIGKGEAVLEEMLADDPENPSINNDLGYLYADQGKNLEKAEKMIRIALKSEPDNMAYLDSMGWVLFKLERYQEAAEYLEKASKLPGGGDSTILDHLADCYHKLNKTKEANELWKKALEEAQQSSPADPKLIDQLQKKLNQ
- a CDS encoding YebC/PmpR family DNA-binding transcriptional regulator, which encodes MAGHSHWANIAAKKGVVDKKRGKLFGKLSRAIIVAAQHGGGDPVMNLALRYAIDKARKASMPKENIDRAVKKGCGELSGENFEELVYEGYGSAGVAVLCDILTENRNRTAGEVRKIFEVHGGNLGSTGCVAWMFERKGLFLIPSDAIEEDELFEVALEVGADDVSANGDVFEVTCSIDAFQQVSEEFEKRNIPTNLAELSRIPDTTVDLGVEDGKKVLKLMEALEDHDDVQSVTANFNIPEDIMAEVLAD
- the ruvB gene encoding Holliday junction branch migration DNA helicase RuvB, producing the protein MVREPVIKGDDEPEDLSSGGEDGWDSSFLADDGEYDDALRPQRLSEVVGQRAVVERLEVFLDATRKRNEPLGHLLLDGPPGLGKTTLASVLPRELGTELQITSGPSLSAPKDLLPFLTNASHGSFLFIDEIHRMPATVEEFIYPAMEDFRVDITLGEGLNARTVNMKLQKFTVIGATTRSGMLTAPLRDRFVRREHLDFYEDQELIEIVRRNARKLKTPITDDAAFEIARRSRGTPRKANNLLRWARDFATSKADGKITNEVVKRAFEMLEIDQLGLERQDRRYLEALVKTFSGGPAGVQALGHTLNIPADTLEDEVEPFLLRCGFIQRSPRGRIVTMAAMEHLNLNPPAGGSLFR